One window of Pelobates fuscus isolate aPelFus1 chromosome 9, aPelFus1.pri, whole genome shotgun sequence genomic DNA carries:
- the LOC134572923 gene encoding BTB/POZ domain-containing protein KCTD8-like isoform X4, whose protein sequence is MRAGTQTDHLKDIHPGAANLTKEQITQSELSSALPEEYVMEEINECDPVSLQHSLERHEPDSGNELSSFSLDSHDSATTSTDQPVGDIQSKEDDIPDNEDDNEESIPRPTVLELSETPNTLSEEQVATSPQNTVQEVKENGIQSCPESSQPNEERKALEVELVKCIEEFRRIRIPVVFPNKKRNWQNELLRKYQL, encoded by the exons GTGCTGCAAATCTCACTAAGGAACAAATAACACAGTCAGAATTATCTTCAGCTTTACCAG AGGAATATGTGATGGAAGAAATCAATGAATGTGACCCTGTCTCACTACAACATTCATTGGAAAgacacgaacctgacagcggGAATGAACTTTCCAGCTTTAGCTTGGACAGTCACGATTCCGCTACGACGTCCACCGATCAGCCAGTTGGTGATATTCAGTCTAAGGAAGATGACATTCCCGACAATGAAGATGACAATGAAGAAAGCATTCCTCGTCCTACTGTGCTTGAATTGTCAGAGACCCCCAACACACTCAGTGAGGAACAAGTAGCAACCTCACCCCAAAATACTGTGCAAGAGGTAAAAGAAAATGGAATACAAAGCTGTCCTGAATCTTCGCAACCTAACGAGGAAAGAAAAGCATTGGAGGTGGAATTAGTTAAATGCATAGAGGAATTTCGAAGGATTAGAATCCCAGTAGTGTTTCCAAACAAAAAGAGAAATTGGCAGAACGAGCTGCTCCGAAAGTATCAACTTTGA